From a region of the Polyangium spumosum genome:
- a CDS encoding DUF4145 domain-containing protein has product MAKIQSFAVKSFCCRCGGLTNHTVLREESRHRTQDKEPDLSVEFATEQCQIVACGGCDGLSFRRVVTCSEDYDQETGMPVETVEWFPSKPVAVESEASLPIRRFPHLPETPKRIYRETVGAFNNELYTLAAGGLRAAVEAICLDNGITEGPVEEVDKSGAPVVRRKSNLQGKIGGLAEGELLTKKHADVLHAHRYMGNEALHELEMPDPDDLKEAIEILEHTFTTIYELKHRGDALKLGRS; this is encoded by the coding sequence GCCAAAATCCAAAGCTTTGCCGTTAAGTCGTTCTGTTGCCGATGCGGCGGATTGACTAATCATACTGTTCTCCGCGAGGAGTCACGGCACCGAACCCAGGACAAAGAGCCGGATCTATCGGTGGAATTCGCAACCGAGCAATGTCAGATTGTTGCGTGTGGCGGTTGCGATGGGCTGTCCTTCCGTCGCGTTGTCACGTGCAGTGAGGATTACGATCAGGAGACCGGAATGCCAGTGGAGACTGTCGAATGGTTTCCAAGTAAACCGGTCGCCGTGGAAAGCGAAGCCTCCTTGCCCATTAGACGATTCCCGCACTTGCCCGAAACCCCTAAGCGAATCTATCGTGAGACGGTTGGGGCATTCAACAACGAGCTCTATACTCTGGCCGCCGGTGGACTGCGGGCTGCCGTCGAAGCGATATGTCTTGACAATGGGATTACGGAGGGCCCGGTGGAGGAGGTAGATAAGTCGGGAGCCCCCGTTGTCCGTAGAAAGAGCAACCTCCAAGGTAAGATTGGCGGATTGGCCGAAGGGGAGCTGCTCACGAAGAAACATGCGGATGTGCTTCATGCACATAGATACATGGGAAACGAAGCTCTTCATGAGCTGGAGATGCCCGATCCCGACGATCTCAAAGAGGCGATCGAGATCCTCGAACATACCTTCACGACGATTTACGAATTGAAGCATCGCGGAGATGCACTGAAACTAGGCCGATCGTAG